In Saccharomyces paradoxus chromosome VIII, complete sequence, the genomic window CGAACTTTCAATAAAGCTTGATAACCAACAATATTGGAAACATTTGTCACCATGTCGTTGACCAAGGTGAACGCATCTGTCTCCTGTTGAAAATGGGggtaatattttaaaatacCGGAAGTCATCTCTACAGGGTGGCCGACAGTAGCCATATCAATGAATCCCGCATTGGTCACATATAAATCTAAAGAAATGTaagattttaaaaaatctgATGCTAATTTCTTATAGAACCCGTTATCACATTTAATATGAGCAATGTGTGCGTTGTCTCTTTTCAACGACAAATTCCCGTTACCGATTGTTGGCAAGCTGTtcaaagaacaaataatCTTACCACCTTGCCCACCAGTTACTGTCTGTAACGCTAACTTTGCAGCTTGTAGAGCAGAGCCGTAACAGGCTTGTGGTACGTGACTATACTTATCGGTGGAGATGTAACCACTAATTTTTATCAAAGTGTCATTAATGATTTTCATAGAGTTTCCGGGTTTGACGAATAATCCATTATAAAACGGTAAGAAAACATCGTCCAATTCACTCACAATGTATTCTTGTGCATTATCTAACTCTGGTCTTAAATTGAAGAACCTTAACTTATTGTCATAAACAATTATAGCAACCTCACAATTTGGCTGGAAGTCTGCAATATACTCAATACATGACCTGACACCTTCCACCATGGCTAACGAACTCCCGTTCTCGTTAGCTAATAATGAAACGTCAATTAAGAACACGTAGTGAAGTGGCAAAGGCTCCTTATCTTGGATAGCATTGTAAACACTTGGCACCAAGAAATCGACGGTTCCACGCAATAATTCTGATCTTTCGTTCAAATCACTCCTTTGCCCATTAGGTCCCATGGGTGCAAAATGCTCTGCGGGAACTTGCATCTTCACCCTGCAAATATTACAAACAACACTTGAATCATAAGTGAACTGAAATTTAGGATTTGCATACGCACGACAACGTCTACAACGTAAAGGTGTACCATCCATTGGTAATGGAATTGTGGGGACTTCTGCATCATTCGGCGTCAAAGTGGAAAACGGTTGGATGGTTAATCCAAGTGGTAGTTTCGTAGCGGCCCTCAAGTGTTCACTTTCGGGGATGTTGTACATGGACAAACTCATCAAATGCGGATCACATGAACCTTGGTCGACACAGTAATACTGTGTGGTGGGCAAGGGGGGTACCGAATCTCTACATGTTTCGAAAGATCGTTGTAAGTATTGAGCTTGATCTTCGAATCTTTGAGTTGGAACAATGTGAGAAGTAGGTTGAGGCGCTGTCATATCAAGCATAGATTGGCCATATGGAGATGAGGCTTCACTTACGCCGAATTGCTCTTGACTCACCATTACAGGCGTGGACATAACCGATCCGGAACCGTTGTTGAAGCCCGGACCACCAAACTGCTTAGGGGTAAAGGCTTGAGGCTGTTGGAACCCATCCTGCTGATTCAATTGGGGTGTAGTGTAAGGTGAATTGCCCAAAGTAGGAACAGCACCCGAGGAAAAGTTATGGTATGCTCTATGAGGTCttctactttttttggaagatgCTCCGCCCGTATGCACAGTAGATTCATCAAGAGAGAGCGCTGAAACACTAGCTGCCAAAATATTCTGCTGAGACATGATGATCCGATATTCTTCTGTAAATGTCCTCCTTAATGAAGTTCAAAATCACTAATTTCTTCAGCTGCAAGCTCCGGTTTAGCTGAATCAGACCTAAGTCGTTACAGTGTacgtgttttttttatttatttattttctaacatttttctttttggtttttcCATCCAAACCTTCAGTTTGATCGTTCCCACGTTGAGGCgaaacgaagaagaaaaaaattattttttcgCATTGTGCACGGAAGGCTTCACCTTCAAATAGGACTAAACAAAGAGAGAAACTGCTTGACTTTTAGCCGCCGTTAATCTGCTTATTCAGACAGACCAGCGAAAGACAAACAAGTGAAATTTACAGATCAATTTGAATTAGAAAAGCCAGAATCAACTGTAGCACACTACTGTACCGGGAAAATATTCTACGGGAGCGCGTAaattaaaacaaaaattaacTTCATGCCCTTTCTACTGGCATTTGGACGCCGCTGAGATTATTAAAACAAGTGAACACACAAAAATAGCGCAACACACATATATTGAAGTCCAAATAAGTCTGAATTAATTGTGCTTCCAAATTTATAACTTCAACCAATAGTTGTCCAAAAGGCTCCCTTGAATCTTGTGTTTCCTAATTTGGTAAGTGATCACGTGCTCAGACAGCTTTCCAGGtcaaactgaaaaaaaagctcatgaactcttttttctctagAAGCCTTTTTCAGCAGTATTTCAATaaacaacaccaacaaAATTGAAGGTATCGCACGTAATTATACAAAGAAGGTTACATTCTGAGGAGTTCTACCGCGACATTTCGATACTTACGaagaatatttctttttgccGATGTCACTCACCGAGCAGATCGAGCAATTCGCCAGTAGGTTTCGCGATGATGATGCCACTCTACAATCAAGATATTCAACTCTATCGGAGTTGTACGACATAATGGAATTGCTGAATTCTCCTGAGGAttaccattttttcttacaGGCCGTGATACCTTTACTCCTGAATCAGCTAAAGGAAGTGCCCATTTCTTTCGATGCACATTCACCAGAACAAAAGTTAAGAAATTCTAtgcttgatattttcaatagatGTCTGATGAATCAAACCTTTCAACCCTACGCAATGGAAGTACTTGAGTTCCTACTTTCAATACtaccaaaggaaaatgaagaaaatgggaTATTATGTATGAAAGTGTTAACCacacttttcaaatcattcaaatcaATTTTACAAGACAAACTCGATTCATTCATACGGATAATTATTCAGatttataaaaatacaCCAAATCTTATAAATCAGACATTTTACGAAGCCGGGAAAGAAGAACTTGGTAATTTGGATTCACCAAAACAATCACAGGCTGATGAACTTCTCGACGAACTCTCCAAAAACGATGAAGATAAAGACTTTCCATCGAAACAATCATCTGTCGAGCCAAGGTTTGAGAACTCCACCTCATCTAACGGGTTAAGATCGTCCatgttttcctttaaaaTCCTCTCAGAATGCCCTATCACAATGGTCACtttatattcttcttaCAAGCAGTTGACTAGCACTTCCCTGCCGGAATTTACGCCTCTCATTATGAATCTATTGAATATACAAATTaaacaacaacaagaagCAAGAGAACAGGCGGAATCTCGGGGAAAACATTTTACTTCTATCTCGTTAGAGATTACCAACAGGCCAGCTTATTGTGATTTTATATTGGCCCAAATCAAGGCCACATCTTTCTTAGCTTATGTGTTCATTAGGGGTTACGCTCCTGAATTTTTACAGGATTATGTCAATTTTGTTCCTGACTTGATTATCAGACTTCTACAAGACTGCCCTTCTGAACTGTCATCCGCCAGAAAGGAACTTTTACATGCCACTAGACATATTCTATCTACAAACTACAAAAAGCTCTTTTTACCCAAATTGGACTATTTGTTTGACGAGCGTATACTTATTGGTAACGGTTTTACTATGCATGAAACATTAAGGCCCCTGGCTTATAGTACTGTGGCGGATTTCATCCATAatataagatctgaattACAACTGAGTGAAATcgaaaaaacaataaaaatctACACTGGATATCTATTGGATGAGTCATTAGCCTTAACTGTCCAGATTATGAGTGCAAAACTGCTGCTTAATTTAGTGGAaagaatattgaaattggGAAAGGAGAACCCACAAGAAGCACCTAGAGCCAAGAAATTGCTAATGATCATCATTGACTCATATATGAATAGATTTAAAACCTTGAACAGACAATATGATACAATAATGAAACATTATGGAAAATACGAAACGCACAAAAAGGAGAAAGCAGAAAAGCTTAAAAATTCTATACAGAATAACGACAAGGAGAGTGAGGAATTTATGAAGAAGGTGCTGGAACCATCCGATGATGGCCATTTGATACCACAGcccaaaaaagaagataataataacagtaTAGACGTTGAAATGACAGAATCTACcaaagaaatgaagaatGACATTGGAATGTTCGACATAAAGAACTATGCCCCAATATTATTGCTACCTACACCAACAAACGATCCTATCAAGGACGCCTTCTACTTATACAGAACTTTAATGTCTTTTTTAAAGACAATAATTCATGATCTGAAAGTCTTTAATCCACCCCCTAACGAATATACAGTTGCTAATCCTAAATTATGGGCTTCCGTTTCCAGGGTATTCTCTTATGAGGAAGTTATTGTTTTCAGGGATTTATTCCACGAATGTATAATTGGcttaaattttttcaaagatcaTAACGAAAAATTACCTCCAGGACTAACAAAAAAGCATTTTGACATATCAATGCCTAGTCTACCGGTCTCAGCCACGAAAGATGCTCGTGAGTTAATGGACTATTTGGCATTCATGTTTATGCAGATGGATAATGCCACTTTTAATGAAATAATTGAACAGGAACTGCCATTCGTCTATGAAAGGATGCTGGAGGATTCTGGACTACTACATGTCGCACAATCCTTTTTAACAAGTGAAATAACCTCTCCAAATTTTGCTGGCATCCTTTTAAGATTCTTGAAAGGCAAGTTGAAGGATTTAGGAAACGTTGATTTTAACACTTCTAACGTTTTAATACGGCTTTTCAAATTGTCCTTTATGTCCGTTAATCTTTTCCCCAATATCAATGAGGTTGTTCTGCTTCCACACTTAAATGATTTAATTTTAAACTCCCTGAAATACTCAACTACAGCCGAAGAGCCTTTAGTATACTTTTATCTCATTAGAACACTTTTTAGAAGCATAGGTGGTGGCAGATTTGAGAACCTGTATAGATCAATCAAGCCCATACTACAAGTGCTGTTACAATCTTTAAACCAAATGATACTTACTGCACGATTACCCCATGAGAGAGAACTTTATGTGGAATTATGCATCACTGTACCCGTCCGGTTGAGTGTGCTTGCTCCTTACTTGCCATACTTGATGAAACCATTGGTGTTTGCATTACAGCAATACCCAGATCTCGTTTCACAGGGTTTGAGAACCTTAGAACTATGTATTGATAATTTGACTGCCGAATATTTTGATCCAATAATTGAGCCGGTAATTGATGACGTTTCGAAAGCCTTGTTTAATCTTCTGCAACCTCAACCATTCAATCATGCCATCAGTCATAACGTAGTTAGAATACTGGGCAAATTAGGAGGTAGAAACCGTCAATTTTTGAAGCCACCAACGGACCTCGCAGAAAAAACGGAACTAGACATTGACGTGATAGCTGATTTCAAGATCAACGGTATGGCAGAAGATGTACCACTCTCTGTAACGCCGGGAATTCAGTCTGCTTTGAATATATTAGAAAGCTACAAGAGTGATCTTCactacaaaaaaagtgcTTACAAGTATCTAACCTATGTATTGCTGTTAATGACAAAGTCATCTGCAGAATTTCCCGAGAATTACACGGAACTATTGAAGACAGCAGTGAATTCTATAAAACTAGAGAAAATTGAACTAGAGAAAAACTTCGATTTGGAACCAACTGTAAATAAGAGAGATTATTCGAACCAAGAGAATTTGTTTTTGAGATTATTGGAAAGTGTTTTCTACGCAACTTCGATAAAGGAACTAAAAGATGAAGCAATAGCTCTATTGAATAACCTGTTGGATCATTTCTGCTTATTACAAGTTAACACCACATTGCTTAATAAGAGAAACTATAATGGAACATTCAATATTGATTTGAAGAACCCTGACTTCATGTTGGACAGCTCCTTAATTTTAGATGCCATTCCCTTTGCCCTTTCGTACTATATCCCAGAAGTTCGCGAGGTAGGTGTTTTGGCATacaaaagaatatatgaaAAGAGTTGTCTGATATATGGGGAGGAACTAGCTTTAAGTCATTCGTTCATACCTGAATTGGCTAAACAATTCATCCATTTATGTTATGATGAAACATATTATAACAAAAGAGGTGGTGTCTTGGGTATACAGGTTTTGATCGATAACGTTAAATCTTCCTCAGTTTTCCTTAAAAAATACCAGTATAACTTAGCAAATGGGCTCTTATTTGTGTTGAAAGACACTCAAAGCGAGGCTCCTTCTGCTATAACAGATAACGCTGAGAAATTACTAATTGATCTATTAAGTATTACGTTCGCAGAtgtaaaagaagaagatttggGTAACAAAATCTTGGAGAACACATTAACGGATATAGTGTGCGAGTTAAGTAATGCAAATCCCAAGGTAAGAAAAGCCTGCCAGAAGTCTCTGCATACAATTTCAAACCTCACTGAAATTCCTGTAGTAAAATTGATGGATCATTCcaaacaatttcttttatcaCCAATATTCGCAAAACCTTTAAGGGCATTGCCATTCACTATGCAAATCGGTAATGTCGATGCTATCACGTTCTGTTTAAGTCTACCAAACACTTTTCTAacatttaatgaagaacTGTTTAGGTTACTACAAGAATCTATTGTTTTGGCGGATGCAGAAGATGAATCGCTATCCACCAATATACAAAAGACAACTGAGTACAGTACATCTGAGCAACTAGTACAATTAAGAATATCTTGCATAAAATTGCTTGCCATTGCTctcaaaaatgaagagtTTGCCACGGCCCAACAAGGAAACATCAGAATCCGTATTCTAGCcgtcttcttcaaaacaATGCTGAAAACTTCGCCAGAAATTATTAATACTACGTATGAAGCTCTGAAGGACTCCTTAGCGGAAAACTCTAAATTGCCAAAAGAGTTACTTCAAAACGGACTAAAACCACTTTTAATGAATTTATCTGATCACCAGAAGCTAACGGTTCCTGGTCTAGATGCTTTATCAAAGCTTCTCGAGCTATTGATTGCCTACTTCAAAGTCGAAATCGGAAGAAAGTTGTTAGATCACCTCACCGCATGGTGCCGTGTTGAAGTTCTTGACACGTTATTTGGCCAAGATTTAGCGGAGCAGATGCCTACTAAAATAATAGTAAGCATTATTAATATATTCCATCTCCTGCCGCCACAAGCTGAtatgtttttgaatgatttaTTGCTTAAAGTTATGCTTCTAGAGAGAAAATTACGTCTTCAATTGGATTCTCCCTTTCGTACACCGCTAGCCAGGTACCTGAACCGTTTTCACAATCCTGTAACAGAAtacttcaagaaaaatatgacaTTAAGGCAGTTAGTGCTTTTCATGTGCAATATTGTTCAAAGACCTGAGGCAAAGGATCTGGCTGAAGATTTTGAGAGAGAACTTGATAATTTCTATGACTTTTACATTTCTAGTataccaaaaaatcaagTGCGTGTTGTTAGTTTTTTCACTAATATGGTCGATCTCTTTAGTACAATGGTGATCACGAATGGGGACGGGTggctgaagaaaaaaggagatatgattttgaaactgaaaaatatgCTGAACTTAACtttaaaaacaataaaggaAAACTCGTTTTATATCGACCATCTGCAACTAAACCAAAGTATTGAGAAGTTTCAGGCTCTTTATCTTCGGTTCACTGAATTATCCGAACAGGATCAAAATCTTCTGCTCCTGgatttcattgatttttctttctcaaaTGGTATCAAAGCCTCGTATTCCCTCAAGAAATTCATCTTCCATAATATAATAGCAAATTCAAGTAAAGAGGAGCAAAATAACTTCATCAATGATGCGACACTTTTCGCTACATCGGACAAGTGTTTGGATGCTAGAATATTTGTTTTAAGAAATGTTATAAATTCAACTTTAACTTATAAAGTGGCAACATCTggatctttgaaaaactttcttgTGGATGGCAAAAAGCCCAAATGGTTAGAATTACTTCACAATAAGATCTGGAAGAATTCGAATGCAATTTTAGCATATGAAGTTGTAGATCACCATGATCTATTCCGTTTTGAACTCTTGCAATTGTCAGCAATTTTTATTAAAGCAGACCCAGAGATTATAGCcgagataaaaaaagatataataaaattctGCTGGAACTTCATAAAGCTCGAAGATACCCTAATCAAACAGTCTGCGTACCTGGTAACATCATATTTCATATCCAAGTTCGACTTTCCTATCAAAGTTGTCACCCAAGTTTTTGTTGCCCTATTACGTTCTTCGCATGTTGAAGCTAGATACTTAGTTAAGCAATCGTTGGACGTTCTCACACCTGTCCTCCATGAACGTATGAATGCAGCTGGGACTCCCGATACCTGGATTAATTGGGTTAAAAGGGTCATGGTAGAAAACTCCTCTAGCCAAAACAATATTTTGTATCAGTTTTTGATAAACCATCctgatttatttttcaattcaaGGGATTTGTTCATATCAAATATTATTCATCATATGAATAAGATAACGTTCATGTCGAATTCGAACTCTGACAGCCATATCTTAGCCATTGATCTGGCTTCATTAATTCTTTATTGGGAGAACAAATCTCTAGAAATTACAAATGGAAATAACACCAAGACCGATGCCGAGGGCGATATTGTCATGTCGGATTCTAAGAGTGAAATTAATCCAATGGAAGTTGACACAACCGCAATAATTGTAGATACAAATAACAACTCACCTATATCTCTACACTTACGCGAGGCTTGTACAGCGTTTTTGATAAGATATGTGTGTGCAAGCAATCACCGTGCCATAGAAACAGAATTGGGTTTGAGAGCTATTAATATTTTGTCAGAGTTAATCTCAGATAAGCACTGGACAAACGTCAATGTTAAGCTagtttattttgaaaagtttttgatATTCCAAGATCTTGATTCTGAAAATATCCTTTACTACTGCATGAATGCGTTAGATGTTCTTTAtgtattcttcaaaaataagacAAATGAATGGATAATGGAAAATTTGCCTACCattcaaaatcttctggAAAAATGTATCAAATCCGATCATCACGATGTACAGGAAGCCCTGCAAAAGGTGTTGCAAGTAATAATGAAGGCAATAAAGGCTCAAGGCATATCAGTGGcgattgaagaagaaagccCCGGCAAAACATTCATCCAAATGTTAACCTCCGTCATTACTCAAGATCTTCAAGAAACCTCATCTGTTACAGCTGGTGTAACTCTTGCATGGGTACTCTTCATGAACTTCCCAGATAACATCGTGCCATTATTAACGCCTTTGATGAAGACATTCAGCAAATTGTGCAAGGATCACTTGAGCATATCACAACCGAAGGATGCAATGGCTTTGGAAGAGGCAAGAATTACCACCAAACTTTTGGAGAAAGTTTTGTACATATTGTCTTTAAAAGTCTCACTATTAGGCGACTCACGCCGCCCTTTTCTCTCCACTGTGGCACTTCTGATTGATCACTCCATGGATCAGAATTTCTTGAGGAAGATTGTTAATATGTCCAGAAGCTGGATATTCAACACTGAAATATTTCCAActgttaaagaaaaagcagcTATATTAACAAAGATGCTGGCTTTTGAAATTAGAGGAGAGccttctttatcaaaactATTTTACGAAATAGTTTTGAAGCTATTTGATCAAGAACATTTTAATAATACAGAAATTACCGTGAGAATGGAACAACCTTTTCTCGTAGGAACGCGTGTTGAAGATATCGGCATCAGGAAAAGATTCATGACAATTTTGGATAACAGTTTGGAGAGAGATATCAAAGAGAGATTATATTATGTTATTCGGGACCAAAACTGGGAATTCATTGCCGATTATCCGTGGCTAAATCAAGCTTTGCAATTACTATATGGTTCTTTCAATAGAGAGAAGGAATTATTCTTAAAAAACATTTACTGCTTATCTCCACCATCCATTTTACAAGAGTATCTTCCAGAAAATGTAGAAATGGTAACTGAAGTAAACGACCAGGGATTATCAGACTTTGTTAAAGGCCATATATCGTCTATGCAAGGTTTATGtcaaataatttcttccaatttcaTCGATTCTCTAATTGAAATATTCTATCAAGATCCAAAAGCAATCCACAGAGCGTGGGTTACGTTATTCCCCCAGGTATATAAGAGTATTccaaagaatgaaaaatacgGATTCGTTCGATCCATCATTACATTACTTTCTAAACCTTATCATACCAGACAAATTTCCTCTAGGACGAATGTGATCAATATGTTATTAGACTCAATCAGTAAGATTGAATCGTTAGAATTACCCCCCCATTTGGTTAAATATTTGGCGATATCTTACAACGCCTGGTATCAATCAATTAACATCTTGGAATCCATTCAAAGTAACACTAGCATCGATAATACAAAAATTATCGAAACCAATGAAGATGCACTATTAGAACTATACGTCAAtttacaagaagaagacatgTTTTATGGTCTATGGAGACGTAGAGCCAAATACACAGAGACAAACATTGGTTTATCATATGAGCAAATCGGGCTTTGGGACAAAGCTCAGCAGCTGTATGAAGTCGCGCAGGTCAAAGCTCGTAGTGGCGCCTTGCCCTACTCACAGTCTGAGTATGCACTATGGGAAGATAACTGGATACAATGTGCTGAGAAATTACAACATTGGGACGTATTAACTGAATTAGCCAAACATGAAGGGTTTACAGACTTATTATTGGAATGTGGTTGGCGTGTTGCTGATTGGAACAGTGATCGTGATGCACTTGAGCAATCAGTAAAAAGCGTTATGGATGTCCCAACCCCACGAAGGCAAATGTTTAAGACGTTTTTGgctcttcaaaattttgcaGAAAGCAGAAAAGGCGACCAAGAAGTTAGAAAGTTATGTGATGAGGGAATACAGTTAAGCCTAATAAAGTGGGTATCTTTACCAGTCAGATATACCCCTGCTCATAAGTGGTTATTACATGGATTTCAACAATACATGGAATTTTTGGAGGCAACACAGATATATGCTAACTTGCATACAACAACAGTACAGAATCTGGATTCCAAAGCTCAAGAAATTAAACGTATCTTACAAGCTTGGAGAGACCGTCTTCCAAACACATGGGATGATGTCAATATGTGGAATGACTTAGTAACATGGAGACAACATGCATTCCAGGTTATTAACAATGCATATCTTCCATTAATACCGGCCCTGCAACAATCGAACAGTAATAGCAATATTAACACTCATGCTTATAGAGGATATCACGAAATTGCTTGGGTAATCAACAGATTCGCACATGTTGCTAGGAAGCACAACATGCCTGATGTGTGTATTAGCCAACTGGCACGCATTTACACCTTACCGAATATTGAAATTCAGGAGGCTTTCTTAAAGCTGAGGGAACAAGCTAAATGTCATTACCAAAACATGAACGAATTAACAACGGGTTTGGACGTTATCAGTAATACTAATTTGGTTTACTTTGGTACCGTTCAGAAAGCTGAATTTTTCACGTTGAAGGGTATGTTTTTGTCTAAACTACGTGCATATGAAGAGGCAAATCAAGCTTTTGCAACGGCAGTTCAGATAGACTTGAACTTAGCTAAAGCGTGGGCTCAATGGGGTTTCTTTAATGACCGTCGTTTGTCTGAGGAGCCAAACAATATTAGTTTTGCCAGTAATGCAATAAGTTGCTATTTACAAGCCGCTGGCCTGTATAAGAACTCGAAGATTAGGGAATTATTGTGCAGAATTTTATGGCTCATCAGTATAGATGATGCTTCAGGTATGCTCACAAATGCATTTGATTCCTTTAGAGGCGAAATACCCGTTTGGTACTGGATTACTTTTATTCCACAACTATTAACTTCTTTATCACATAAGGAAGCTAATATGGTTCGTCACATTTTAATC contains:
- the SFB3 gene encoding Sfb3p (Component of the Sec23p-Sfb3p heterodimer of the COPII vesicle coat~similar to YHR098C); protein product: MSQQNILAASVSALSLDESTVHTGGASSKKSRRPHRAYHNFSSGAVPTLGNSPYTTPQLNQQDGFQQPQAFTPKQFGGPGFNNGSGSVMSTPVMVSQEQFGVSEASSPYGQSMLDMTAPQPTSHIVPTQRFEDQAQYLQRSFETCRDSVPPLPTTQYYCVDQGSCDPHLMSLSMYNIPESEHLRAATKLPLGLTIQPFSTLTPNDAEVPTIPLPMDGTPLRCRRCRAYANPKFQFTYDSSVVCNICRVKMQVPAEHFAPMGPNGQRSDLNERSELLRGTVDFLVPSVYNAIQDKEPLPLHYVFLIDVSLLANENGSSLAMVEGVRSCIEYIADFQPNCEVAIIVYDNKLRFFNLRPELDNAQEYIVSELDDVFLPFYNGLFVKPGNSMKIINDTLIKISGYISTDKYSHVPQACYGSALQAAKLALQTVTGGQGGKIICSLNSLPTIGNGNLSLKRDNAHIAHIKCDNGFYKKLASDFLKSYISLDLYVTNAGFIDMATVGHPVEMTSGILKYYPHFQQETDAFTLVNDMVTNVSNIVGYQALLKVRCSTGLSVEQYYCDSSDNTDHDPIIPVLTRDTTLDVLLKYDSKIKTGTDVHFQTALLYTDIDGVRKVRSINASGAVSNNIREIFKFINQNPVMRIMIKDVIKTLGDCDFVKIRRLIDDKMVEILTQYRGLVSSNSSTQLILPDSIKTLPAYMLAFEKSELMKPNAQSTRGNERIYDLLKYDSLNPAQLCFKLYPQIVPFHVLLEETDLTFYDANDKLLQINPSSTNNLSVRSSHSNFINGGCYLIFQGDTIYLWFNENTNRMLLQDLLSVDESLPVSQISLFSGSLPETGTSINQKASNVVKNWQQVVNKSSLPLVLLRPNVDQYYSNVMSQLLCEDKTVNRIESYDNYLVITHKKIQEKLQKDDFIKVSTAAAHENIHQKFVQF